In one Lolium rigidum isolate FL_2022 chromosome 3, APGP_CSIRO_Lrig_0.1, whole genome shotgun sequence genomic region, the following are encoded:
- the LOC124704147 gene encoding GDP-mannose transporter GONST1-like isoform X1, translated as MMRSFSADEIDLEDLKTSKDKDRPSGSLRIPKIQNHSLLSGLAYCIASCSMILVNKFVLSGYGFNAGISLMLYQNIVSVIIVSTLSLSGVIPTEPLTWKLIKVWLPVNIIFVGMLITSMFSLKYINVAMLTILKNVANVLTASGETYFFKKQHDRQVWISLTLMIISAIAGGITDLSFNAVGYTWQIINCVLTASYSLTLRHVMDSAKEATRSGNLNELSMVLLNNVLSLPLGVILVLGFNEVEYLLETPLLRMPMFWLVITASGVLGLAISFTSMWFLRQTSATTYSLVGSLNKIPLSISGILLFKVHTSMQNSISILFGLLAGVFFARAKLRGNSQS; from the exons ATGATGAGGTCCTTCTCTGCTGATGAGATTGACTTGGAGGATTTGAAGACCTCAAAAGATAAAGATAGACCTTCAGGATCCCTTAGGATCCCAAAAATTCAGAATCACTCTCTTCTATCTGGTCTTGCTTACTGCATAGCATCCTGCAGCATGATTTTAGTTAATAAGTTTGTTTTGTCTGGCTATGGTTTCAATGCAGGGATATCTCTGATGCTTTACCAG AACATTGTATCCGTAATCATAGTTTCCACACTGTCCCTCTCTGGTGTTATCCCTACTGAACCATTAACGTGGAAGTTAATCAAAGTTTGGTTGCCTGTGAACATCATATTTGTCGGAATGCTAATTACAAGCATGTTTAG TCTGAAGTACATCAATGTTGCAATGTTGACTATATTAAAGAATGTCGCCAATGTTCTTACTGCTTCTGGGGAAACCTACTTCTTTAAGAAGCAGCATGATAGACAAGTTTGGATTTCTCTCACGTTGATG ATAATTTCCGCCATTGCTGGAGGAATAACAGACCTGTCATTTAATGCAGTTGGCTATACATGGCAGATCATAAACTGTGTTTTAACAGCGTCATATTCG CTTACACTGCGGCATGTAATGGACAGTGCTAAGGAAGCCACCAGGTCTGGCAATTTGAATGAGCTTTCGATGGTTTTACTGAATAACGTTCTATCACTACCATTGGGAGTTATCCTCGTGCTTGGTTTTAATGAAGTGGAGTACCTGTTGGAAAC GCCTCTCCTGAGGATGCCTATGTTTTGGCTAGTCATCACTGCTAGTGGAGTTTTGGGTCTTGCTATCAGCTTTACTTCGATGTGGTTTCTTCGTCAGACAAGCGCAACAACATATAG TCTTGTAGGCTCCCTGAACAAGATCCCTCTCTCTATTTCCGGAATCCTTCTCTTCAAAGTCCACACAAGCATGCAGAATTCCATCAGCATTCTGTTCG GCCTACTAGCAGGAGTATTTTTCGCCAGGGCGAAGTTGCGGGGCAACTCCCAGTCCTAG
- the LOC124704147 gene encoding GDP-mannose transporter GONST1-like isoform X2, translating into MRNPQLGIHVDPGTPPGRKVPEITTSPLMNGEKSKLWDQIGGQSSLASPMRREIGNRSMMRSFSADEIDLEDLKTSKDKDRPSGSLRIPKIQNHSLLSGLAYCIASCSMILVNKFVLSGYGFNAGISLMLYQNIVSVIIVSTLSLSGVIPTEPLTWKLIKVWLPVNIIFVGMLITSMFSLKYINVAMLTILKNVANVLTASGETYFFKKQHDRQVWISLTLMIISAIAGGITDLSFNAVGYTWQIINCVLTASYSLTLRHVMDSAKEATRSGNLNELSMVLLNNVLSLPLGVILVLGFNEVEYLLETPLLRMPMFWLVITASGVLGLAISFTSMWFLRQTSATTYSLVGSLNKIPLSISGILLFKVHTSMQNSISILFGLLAGVFFARAKLRGNSQS; encoded by the exons ATGAG AAACCCTCAGTTAGGCATTCATGTGGACCCTGGTACCCCTCCTGGGAGAAAAGTACCGGAGATTACGACTAGTCCGCTCATGAATGGTGAAAAGAGTAAACTCTGGGATCAGATTGGAGGTCAAAGTTCACTGGCAAGTCCCATGAGGAGAGAAATTGGGAACAG ATCTATGATGAGGTCCTTCTCTGCTGATGAGATTGACTTGGAGGATTTGAAGACCTCAAAAGATAAAGATAGACCTTCAGGATCCCTTAGGATCCCAAAAATTCAGAATCACTCTCTTCTATCTGGTCTTGCTTACTGCATAGCATCCTGCAGCATGATTTTAGTTAATAAGTTTGTTTTGTCTGGCTATGGTTTCAATGCAGGGATATCTCTGATGCTTTACCAG AACATTGTATCCGTAATCATAGTTTCCACACTGTCCCTCTCTGGTGTTATCCCTACTGAACCATTAACGTGGAAGTTAATCAAAGTTTGGTTGCCTGTGAACATCATATTTGTCGGAATGCTAATTACAAGCATGTTTAG TCTGAAGTACATCAATGTTGCAATGTTGACTATATTAAAGAATGTCGCCAATGTTCTTACTGCTTCTGGGGAAACCTACTTCTTTAAGAAGCAGCATGATAGACAAGTTTGGATTTCTCTCACGTTGATG ATAATTTCCGCCATTGCTGGAGGAATAACAGACCTGTCATTTAATGCAGTTGGCTATACATGGCAGATCATAAACTGTGTTTTAACAGCGTCATATTCG CTTACACTGCGGCATGTAATGGACAGTGCTAAGGAAGCCACCAGGTCTGGCAATTTGAATGAGCTTTCGATGGTTTTACTGAATAACGTTCTATCACTACCATTGGGAGTTATCCTCGTGCTTGGTTTTAATGAAGTGGAGTACCTGTTGGAAAC GCCTCTCCTGAGGATGCCTATGTTTTGGCTAGTCATCACTGCTAGTGGAGTTTTGGGTCTTGCTATCAGCTTTACTTCGATGTGGTTTCTTCGTCAGACAAGCGCAACAACATATAG TCTTGTAGGCTCCCTGAACAAGATCCCTCTCTCTATTTCCGGAATCCTTCTCTTCAAAGTCCACACAAGCATGCAGAATTCCATCAGCATTCTGTTCG GCCTACTAGCAGGAGTATTTTTCGCCAGGGCGAAGTTGCGGGGCAACTCCCAGTCCTAG